The following nucleotide sequence is from Primulina tabacum isolate GXHZ01 chromosome 2, ASM2559414v2, whole genome shotgun sequence.
ATTTACGACGCCATTTCCATTTACTATAACCTTTGAATCTTCACTCTTCGCCATTTCAGATATTCCATTGTCGATAGCCTTAGGTCCTCCACATAAACTACACTCTGCATGGACTACAACCTTTGATATTTCATCATTTGGCTTTTCAGACACTCCGTTCTCGACAACCTCTGTCTCTTGTATTGTTGCACTTTTGGCAATGCCATTGCCATTTCCAGCAGTATTGGAACTAGGAGAAGGCCCATCATCCCTCCACCGTCCATTCCCATTTGCACCCTCGTACTTTGGATCAACATAAGAATTTCCCAGTTGACCCAATGGCGTGTTATAACGATAGGATGGATAAAGTGCATTCACCCAAACTTGGGGACCATAGTAACCTGAATTTGATGTCCCGGCCATTCTAGCATAGGCATCGTAACAATAACCACCGATATTGGGACTAGGCCTTTGATAAATCGAATAAGGAGCATAACCCCAAGAAGCTAGGTATGAATCATGGCCGTGAAAAGTTATTAATGCCTCTCCTCTAGGTATGGCCCTTTTCACGTCGACCCACTTGTTCTTAAGCTGGTGGAAGCGATCGATCACCACTTTCTGTACCGATTCCTCGGAATCATAGATAACGAACCCGAAGCcccgaggcttgttgttttctttGTTGCACATGATCACTGAATCTACAATTTTACCAAAAGATTCAAAATAACCATCGAACTCCTCTTTAGTTAAACTTGGTGGCAAACCCCCCACGAAAACTTTATTGGTTTTCGATGGAGAACTGTTTTGGTTGCTGTCATTTACCGAAACTTCAAGCTGCAGGGGCTTCTTCTCTATTGGTCTCGGGATGTTAACGGCGACCTGTGAATCCCATTTTACTTACATTAACCAAGACCATCAACCATCGCAAGACCAAACAAAAAATCGAAAAGAAATGAGTAGCCATCCAAAAAAACATACATCATAATAATACAAAACAGAAGAAAACgcgaaaaaaaagagagagaacaTTTGCTAACCCTTCTTCCGAGAATTTCGTGTTCCTCATTCTGCAGTGCTTTTTCCATTGAAGACTGGTCGGCGAAAGAAACAAATCCGAACCCTCGACTCACACCCGTGGCTCGATTTCTCATAACCTGGGCATTCTTCACTTCCCCATACTTGCTGAAATACTCTCTTAAATTTTCAGTATTAGTGCTGTGTGTTATTCCCCCAACGAAAAGCTTATTGCTTTCAGACTCCATTGACTGCAGAATTGAGATAACCAGGATCGTAGAGGGCGAAGAGATTGTGCAGGATTAAGATCTTCTTtgattttcttgaattttaGTTTGAGTTTTATCAGCATTATCTTAAATCCGAAATATATGTTACCCGCCAAATATAAAATACCTTTTCCTGTACATCAAAAGAAATATTTGAGGCATTGCCCACGTCAATTGCGCAGCCAAagtttacatatatattttttcaaaaaagatgataaaaaaaattgatgatatatatatatatatgtatatatgtatatatatatatatattgatacaACACAAATGGTTGTTATGATAAATCAATCAAATATATCCAGGTTTTGTTGAGTTAAATGAGCAACCTAACAGAggattatatttaatttagttgCAGCATATATATGCATTTTAGAATACCAATAGTGATTGATATAGAAAAGATTTGCGGCTGCTCTTCCAAGGAAATATTGAAAGTGGATTCATTTATCTACAATGATATTTACAATTATTATAGTAAAATGAATTAGTGTTTTCAAAATCAAATCGAATAGGTCAGGAACTGGTCacgatatatatataactacaACCGGAATATagttttaaactttgataaataatttttttgtcaatttatatattatatcttttaggttttataaaatttaaaatatattattcattaTCCAACTTTGCGACACCATTTAGTTTTTACTAAAATATTCTATTCATTTAGATACATAATGTTTTTCGTATAATTTattcataaatataatatcttatttactttaaaaaaataaaaaatacatattatctctacaaatcaaatatttaatataagagTAGATCTCATGTGATACCGTCTCATGGATCATAATCTGTGAGaagggtcaaccctatcgatattcgcaataaaaagtaatattattagcataaaaagtaatattttttcatggatgacccaaataagagatccgtctcacaaaatacgacccgtgagaccgtctcacacaagtttttgccttaataTAATTGTGATatctttattaaaataataattaaaattataacaaAATTTTATCGATCAACTCGATCTATTAATGATCATCATTAATATTATGGTTCATATACATAATATTCATTATTTTACTTCGCATGTGCGTTGTTCATTagtattatattaatatttatataatataatagtaTTCTGGTATGAATGATTGAACGTTTTTTAAAATAGATCGGTTTGATCACCAATATGGTTATGAAAACATTGAAATGAATATCtaagaaaatttatttaaatacaacattcaattcattttttatgatatataaattttaatattattacaaATTTAAATATAACTGAGATCAgttttcaaaattatattttaacttGGTCAAATTGACGTGTGATACTCAATTTGGGATTacatgaaatattaaatttatatttataaaaaaaactcttatagatcaattttatgagaGAAATTTTCAATACGAcccaaatcataaaaaattgtaatattttattccaaaatataatttttcacaGTGAATAGAGGGACTCGGTATTTATTTGATTTCCGGTAACTTCTCTCCGCTCATCCTGCCATATATACTCAGCAAATTCGGATGTTCAGAAAAACAAAATCTTCTTTTAACATATATCAATTACTAATGAGATATTTCTACGGGTCAATTTTATGACAGAATTTTTCTACTCGAcccaaatcataaaaaaattaacactTTTTTCCAGTGAATAGAGAGAAtcgatatttatttaatttcccgTAACTTCTCTCCACTCATCCTGTGATATATACTCAGCAAATTCGGATGTTCGGAAAACCAAAATCTTCTTtaacatatatcaattacaaatgaGACGGTTTTACAGGTCAATTTTATGAGAAATATCTCAACCCGAaccaaatcataaaaaattataac
It contains:
- the LOC142537870 gene encoding uncharacterized protein LOC142537870 yields the protein MESESNKLFVGGITHSTNTENLREYFSKYGEVKNAQVMRNRATGVSRGFGFVSFADQSSMEKALQNEEHEILGRRVAVNIPRPIEKKPLQLEVSVNDSNQNSSPSKTNKVFVGGLPPSLTKEEFDGYFESFGKIVDSVIMCNKENNKPRGFGFVIYDSEESVQKVVIDRFHQLKNKWVDVKRAIPRGEALITFHGHDSYLASWGYAPYSIYQRPSPNIGGYCYDAYARMAGTSNSGYYGPQVWVNALYPSYRYNTPLGQLGNSYVDPKYEGANGNGRWRDDGPSPSSNTAGNGNGIAKSATIQETEVVENGVSEKPNDEISKVVVHAECSLCGGPKAIDNGISEMAKSEDSKVIVNGNGVVNGHGTPKTL